From the Solibacillus sp. FSL R5-0449 genome, one window contains:
- a CDS encoding ATPase, producing MNQMLFRFYGQQLSAWILFTPVVASIFGLPLLFEGAEFAAYFILSISITALCAVYLDQRESQLVMTSLFPIPRKTFFIVDLSFLGRYALYYILYTIVATTAIQTLLEKQLVLPSVRQLFVSFGISFFIIAFFLLFRRSKFGRFINLFIVLIPLGVAQLLIFLESLTTSQSFILFVSVFILLIIAASISYLRENRRDIV from the coding sequence ATGAACCAGATGCTTTTTCGTTTTTACGGTCAGCAATTGTCTGCATGGATTTTGTTTACACCGGTTGTGGCATCCATTTTCGGCCTCCCTTTATTATTCGAAGGTGCCGAATTCGCGGCGTACTTTATACTGTCCATCAGTATAACAGCGCTCTGTGCCGTTTATCTGGATCAACGGGAGAGCCAGCTTGTCATGACAAGTCTGTTTCCGATTCCCAGAAAGACATTTTTCATTGTAGACCTCTCTTTTTTAGGGCGCTACGCATTGTACTATATTCTTTATACAATTGTCGCAACGACCGCGATTCAAACATTGCTGGAAAAGCAGCTTGTTTTGCCTTCCGTCAGACAGCTATTCGTTAGCTTTGGCATCAGCTTTTTTATTATCGCTTTTTTCCTCCTGTTTCGCCGTAGTAAATTTGGTCGGTTTATTAACTTATTTATAGTTCTTATTCCATTAGGTGTAGCTCAATTACTTATATTTTTAGAAAGTTTAACAACATCTCAAAGCTTCATTTTATTTGTAAGTGTATTCATACTTTTAATCATCGCCGCAAGCATCTCTTACTTACGAGAAAACAGGAGGGATATCGTTTGA
- a CDS encoding ABC transporter ATP-binding protein, giving the protein MNAIEVKNVSKQFKKFRLNNISFTVESGTIAGFIGQNGAGKSTTIKLILNLLKKIDGDILLFGKDHIEHEVELKAQIGVVFDELHVPENFTPKELDVLYGNVYPTWDRPYFYQLLEQLDVPKYDKIKTMSKGAKMKLALSLALGHRPKLLLLDEPTSGLDPIVRDEVLGILQNFMEQEDHAILFSSHITSDLEKIADTITFIHDGEILFSENKDDLLYGYGIWKGSYEDAKIIPNHSIIGKRDYVFGVEYLVMREFVNPVIELQKPTIDDLMLFFVKGRKK; this is encoded by the coding sequence ATGAACGCAATTGAAGTTAAAAATGTTTCGAAGCAATTTAAAAAATTCCGTTTAAATAATATTTCGTTCACGGTGGAGAGCGGGACGATTGCAGGCTTTATCGGGCAAAACGGTGCCGGAAAATCTACAACGATCAAACTGATTTTAAACTTGCTGAAAAAAATTGATGGCGATATTCTTTTATTCGGAAAAGACCATATCGAACATGAAGTGGAGTTGAAGGCGCAAATCGGGGTTGTATTCGATGAACTGCATGTACCGGAAAATTTCACACCAAAAGAACTCGATGTTCTGTACGGAAATGTTTATCCTACGTGGGACCGCCCTTATTTTTATCAATTGCTGGAGCAGTTGGATGTGCCGAAGTACGACAAAATCAAAACGATGTCCAAAGGAGCGAAAATGAAGCTCGCCCTTTCACTTGCACTAGGACATCGGCCGAAACTTTTGCTGCTCGATGAACCAACGAGCGGTCTTGATCCGATCGTGCGCGATGAAGTGCTCGGTATACTGCAAAACTTTATGGAACAGGAAGATCATGCCATCCTCTTTTCTTCCCATATTACATCGGATTTAGAGAAAATCGCCGATACGATCACATTTATCCATGATGGCGAAATTCTGTTCAGTGAAAATAAAGATGACCTGCTGTACGGATACGGGATTTGGAAAGGATCGTATGAAGACGCCAAAATTATACCGAACCATTCCATCATCGGCAAACGGGATTATGTATTTGGGGTTGAGTACTTGGTCATGCGTGAATTTGTGAATCCGGTTATTGAACTGCAAAAACCGACGATTGATGATCTGATGCTGTTTTTCGTAAAGGGGCGGAAAAAATGA
- a CDS encoding GntR family transcriptional regulator — translation MIIKLSNNSEKPIYEQITDQLKQAILTGTLVTGDSLPSIRALAKELKISVMTTKRAYADLERDGFIVTIAGKGSYVSERNQDFLREELIRQIEVHFTKAVSIAKTANVPKEELHDLLDLLLEE, via the coding sequence TTGATTATCAAATTGAGCAATAACAGTGAAAAGCCTATTTATGAACAGATTACCGACCAGTTAAAACAGGCTATTTTGACAGGCACACTGGTAACAGGCGACTCCTTACCTTCTATCAGAGCATTGGCGAAAGAATTGAAAATCAGTGTGATGACAACAAAGCGGGCATATGCAGATTTGGAACGGGATGGCTTTATCGTCACGATTGCCGGTAAAGGAAGCTATGTATCCGAACGCAATCAGGATTTCCTGCGGGAAGAGCTGATTCGTCAAATTGAAGTGCATTTCACAAAAGCGGTATCCATCGCGAAAACTGCCAATGTGCCGAAAGAGGAACTGCACGACCTACTCGATTTACTATTGGAGGAATGA
- a CDS encoding YlmC/YmxH family sporulation protein — protein sequence MLLSELAEKELIEMENGVRYGFLAETECIFDAKTGKIAGFEMPAQMVKMPFQKKKTGMVKYIPWSEIILIGEDRVLFQKTTSTLKHANDD from the coding sequence ATGCTTTTATCAGAGCTCGCTGAAAAAGAACTGATCGAAATGGAAAACGGTGTTCGATATGGATTTTTAGCTGAGACGGAATGTATTTTTGATGCCAAAACAGGGAAGATTGCCGGATTTGAAATGCCCGCGCAAATGGTGAAGATGCCATTCCAAAAGAAAAAGACGGGGATGGTAAAATACATTCCTTGGAGTGAAATTATTTTAATCGGGGAAGACCGGGTATTATTTCAAAAAACAACATCGACATTAAAGCATGCCAATGATGACTGA
- a CDS encoding NAD(P)-dependent oxidoreductase: protein MPMMTERWLVIGTDERMKFLAKQLSTNDRTVYYKNTTVWDEALNKVALELHPTEVVLPIHPLSIQVEELLGIRQARFFAGKLTDEWKQILENKRLHYYLEDETFIWKNAALTAEGFLAHLYKEKVNVQYKTIMITGFGRVAKMLALFLTRLNAKVIIAVRSETQKAEALAYGYQGIELNEKNRMEADFLINTIPTKWLTKDFASWMVRPIYDVASNPGCLNDIKLSQYELLPALPGKYFPQAAANLLYETILELRKEEANA from the coding sequence ATGCCAATGATGACTGAACGCTGGCTTGTGATCGGTACAGATGAGCGGATGAAGTTTTTGGCGAAGCAATTATCGACAAATGATCGCACGGTGTATTACAAAAATACGACTGTTTGGGATGAAGCACTGAACAAAGTAGCATTGGAGCTGCACCCGACAGAAGTTGTGTTGCCGATCCACCCTTTATCGATTCAAGTGGAGGAGCTTTTAGGTATTCGTCAGGCACGATTTTTTGCGGGTAAATTAACAGATGAATGGAAACAGATTCTTGAAAACAAGCGCTTGCATTACTATTTGGAAGATGAAACGTTCATCTGGAAAAATGCTGCGCTTACTGCAGAGGGCTTTTTAGCGCATTTGTATAAAGAGAAAGTAAATGTGCAGTATAAAACAATTATGATTACAGGGTTTGGACGTGTAGCAAAGATGCTTGCCCTGTTTTTAACACGTCTCAATGCAAAGGTCATCATCGCCGTACGTTCGGAAACGCAAAAAGCCGAGGCCCTTGCATATGGCTACCAAGGTATTGAATTAAATGAGAAAAATAGGATGGAAGCGGATTTTCTGATTAATACGATTCCGACGAAATGGCTGACAAAGGATTTTGCATCATGGATGGTCCGTCCGATTTATGATGTCGCATCAAACCCGGGATGTTTGAACGATATCAAATTATCGCAATATGAGCTGCTACCTGCATTACCTGGGAAATACTTTCCGCAAGCTGCAGCAAACTTATTATATGAAACGATACTAGAATTACGAAAGGAGGAAGCAAATGCTTGA
- a CDS encoding dipicolinate synthase subunit B: MLEGKRIGLGITASHCTYEEVVPKITQFREAGATVVPIITPSVLHAATRFGTGEEWIEKIEALAGEKVVSSIAEAEPFGPSNPLDCMVIAPMTGNSISKFANAATDSAVLMAAKATLRNGSPVVLGISTNDALGLNGMNLMKLMNAKNIFFIPFGQDDPIKKPTSLIADFTKMLDTVAYTLAHKKQIQPIFIQYFK; encoded by the coding sequence ATGCTTGAGGGAAAACGCATTGGTTTAGGAATTACCGCATCACATTGTACGTATGAAGAAGTCGTACCGAAAATTACCCAATTTCGTGAAGCCGGTGCAACCGTTGTACCGATTATAACGCCTTCTGTATTACATGCTGCTACACGATTTGGAACTGGTGAAGAATGGATTGAGAAAATCGAAGCGCTTGCGGGGGAAAAGGTTGTCAGCTCGATTGCGGAAGCGGAACCATTCGGACCGAGTAATCCGTTAGACTGTATGGTAATCGCACCGATGACAGGGAACTCGATCAGTAAATTCGCAAATGCTGCAACAGATAGTGCCGTACTCATGGCAGCAAAGGCGACACTTCGAAATGGTTCACCTGTTGTACTTGGTATTTCTACGAATGATGCGCTTGGGTTAAACGGAATGAATTTAATGAAATTAATGAATGCAAAAAACATTTTCTTCATTCCATTCGGTCAGGACGATCCAATTAAAAAACCGACGTCGCTCATAGCGGATTTCACAAAAATGCTCGATACTGTAGCATATACGCTCGCTCATAAAAAACAGATCCAGCCAATATTTATACAATATTTTAAATAA
- a CDS encoding aspartate-semialdehyde dehydrogenase — MTRRLNVAVVGATGAVGTKMMEKLIERKFPIASIKFLASARSAGKQVEFNGENYTIEEAKPESFEGIDLALFSAGGAVSEALAPEAAKRGAIVIDNTSHFRMDPEVPLVVPEVNRHALKTVPKGIIANPNCSTIQMVAALQPIREKFGLTKVVVSTYQAVSGSGVAAIEELREQSAQWDAGKNVEAKVLPVKSDKKHYPIARNVIPQIDKFTENGFTYEEMKMINETKKIMELPELKVAATCVRVPVVSGHSESVYIELEQEATVQQIFDALTGAPGIVLQDDIREQLYPMPIFAENEEPTYVGRIRQDLDNKKGFHLWIVSDNLLKGAALNSIQIAEAMLEDHLL; from the coding sequence ATGACAAGAAGATTGAATGTTGCCGTAGTTGGGGCAACAGGAGCTGTAGGTACAAAAATGATGGAGAAGCTGATTGAGCGTAAATTTCCAATTGCATCGATCAAGTTTTTAGCTTCTGCTCGTTCAGCGGGAAAACAAGTTGAATTCAATGGTGAAAACTATACGATAGAAGAAGCGAAACCGGAAAGTTTTGAAGGGATCGATCTAGCATTATTTTCAGCAGGCGGGGCTGTATCAGAGGCACTTGCACCTGAAGCAGCAAAGCGTGGAGCGATTGTTATTGATAACACAAGCCATTTCCGTATGGATCCAGAGGTACCGCTTGTTGTACCGGAAGTAAATCGCCATGCATTAAAAACAGTTCCAAAAGGGATTATCGCAAACCCAAACTGTTCGACTATTCAAATGGTTGCAGCATTACAGCCAATCCGTGAAAAATTCGGTTTAACAAAAGTGGTTGTATCGACATATCAAGCGGTATCCGGTTCTGGTGTGGCAGCAATTGAAGAACTGCGTGAGCAAAGTGCACAGTGGGATGCAGGGAAAAATGTAGAAGCGAAAGTTTTACCGGTTAAATCAGATAAAAAACATTATCCTATCGCACGTAATGTCATTCCGCAAATCGATAAATTTACGGAAAATGGCTTTACATATGAAGAGATGAAAATGATCAACGAAACGAAAAAAATTATGGAATTACCTGAGCTGAAAGTCGCTGCAACATGTGTACGTGTTCCGGTTGTTTCAGGCCACTCAGAATCGGTTTATATCGAACTGGAGCAAGAAGCAACAGTACAGCAAATTTTTGACGCATTAACAGGTGCACCGGGTATTGTTTTGCAAGATGATATTCGCGAACAGCTTTACCCGATGCCGATTTTTGCGGAAAATGAAGAACCGACATATGTTGGACGTATTCGCCAAGATTTAGACAACAAAAAAGGATTCCACTTATGGATTGTGTCAGATAATTTATTAAAAGGGGCTGCACTCAACTCTATTCAAATTGCAGAAGCTATGCTAGAGGATCACTTACTATAA